The proteins below are encoded in one region of Geomonas ferrireducens:
- a CDS encoding choice-of-anchor D domain-containing protein, producing MTLRSAYHLAAAVILLLLSLQPARASTWTASVVDNTASATGKNLSVAVDPAGKLYLGYLDTSTSGAPYLKYANNVSGSWYTESLKNILPNASDASTATVYTPGGPRIMAYSYNAATGRTMYQAARKINGDGWQLQDIAGGINPMTGAAEPVMGTIASGTQTGAVQYMGFTFITYNNGSDNALPAERGLWYANERDMRWYPFAPAGSQSDLAIDGNGNVHVVYADPTGKLMYAKNPTAAGLATTLQTLAGSALVNPAIAIDGNNVIHVIYSYGSGSNYNVWYTSKPAADGGAWSTPVNIGACGRTGGSLTLKVDGANNVHAAWYNSGTSALTYAMKGGASSSFGAADTITYTGASRDYGQYAALAIDQYNRVNIAFYDVANTALVVATKPAPAIDAAPAPLLFGYTAQGSAAVKSVTVTNRGTTNLTLSGAPTISGTNASEFLVTSNNGCTAGLSLAPGASCSTEVRFSPLSAGDKSALFNVASNDPNFPVKQVALKGTTTQSANYTIYTAVYNSSMVPDIGGTISPSGAVSAAGGLNKTFTITPNPGYLIAGVYLDGTGPDNMGTPLGAVTSYTFPEVSANHSITAVFYPVVPVTSWGVTTVDNTGSDTGKYCSMATNPANGKLAIGYLDNSAATPVLKLATNASGSWSASQTVPIPNVTNAGTATVYTPAGPRVMAYTYDPVALKRKYVSARKWSDLNPLNYAGAPFYVSVDANNWQLQDIAGGVDPMGNPQPAISNTTTDTFTGAVQFCQGSPCSMTNSNTFISYTDGYNLWYANERDMYYHEFEPTAPQAGAGKQSDLALDSLGNIHIVYYNPTNGSHGRLMYAENPTAQESGFVTSTLTDTTVSSPAITVDNNDLLHVVYVDANKRLQYINKQAATGGTWSAPYDLGPVGSAGAFTSIKANGLDIVHVAFYSNNGGGTGQLMYAQRSPNGVWTTPAAVPDSGSTNYGQYSALVVDANHNVNIAFYDVTNTALKVATKLLPVISATPNPAAFGSVAINASTTKTVTVTNAGQYNLSVGSATITGTDAAQFSITANGCAGVSLAPAASCSITMNFTAESAGAKSALLHIPSNDPYAADKQVSLSGSGVSSYVIHASASAGGSITPSGDVNVAAGACQNFTTTPDNGFTFGDFQVDGAWQNNASSTFTLCPANGDHTIYAFFKSPFRIMGTQEYYGSLQAAYQASFSGSVIQSLAVSTLEDLLLDADRSVTVRGGYDSQFQNQTGSTQLHSLTINSGEAVLEGLVLQ from the coding sequence GTGACACTTAGAAGCGCCTATCACCTCGCAGCAGCCGTTATTCTATTACTGCTGTCGCTGCAACCGGCCCGCGCCTCCACCTGGACGGCGTCCGTGGTCGACAACACGGCGAGCGCGACCGGAAAGAACCTCTCCGTTGCGGTCGACCCGGCCGGCAAGCTCTACCTGGGCTACCTGGACACCTCGACCTCGGGAGCCCCGTATCTTAAATACGCCAACAACGTGTCGGGGAGCTGGTACACGGAGAGCCTGAAGAACATCCTCCCGAACGCCAGCGACGCCTCCACGGCGACCGTCTATACGCCCGGCGGGCCGCGCATCATGGCCTACTCGTACAACGCGGCCACGGGACGGACCATGTACCAGGCGGCCAGGAAGATCAACGGCGACGGCTGGCAGCTCCAGGACATCGCCGGGGGGATCAACCCCATGACCGGCGCTGCCGAGCCCGTGATGGGAACCATCGCCTCCGGCACCCAGACCGGCGCCGTCCAGTACATGGGCTTCACCTTCATCACCTACAACAACGGCAGTGACAACGCCCTGCCCGCCGAGCGCGGACTCTGGTACGCCAACGAGCGGGACATGCGGTGGTACCCCTTCGCCCCGGCGGGGAGCCAAAGCGACCTCGCCATCGACGGCAACGGCAACGTGCACGTGGTCTACGCCGACCCGACCGGCAAGCTCATGTACGCGAAGAACCCGACCGCTGCAGGGCTGGCAACGACACTGCAGACCCTTGCCGGGAGCGCCCTCGTCAACCCCGCCATCGCCATCGACGGCAACAACGTCATCCACGTCATCTACAGCTACGGCAGCGGCTCCAACTACAACGTCTGGTACACGAGCAAGCCAGCCGCCGACGGAGGCGCCTGGAGTACCCCGGTCAACATCGGCGCCTGCGGCAGGACCGGCGGCTCCCTGACCCTCAAGGTCGACGGCGCCAACAACGTGCACGCCGCCTGGTACAACAGCGGCACGAGTGCCCTCACCTACGCCATGAAGGGGGGCGCAAGCTCCTCCTTCGGCGCAGCCGACACCATCACCTACACCGGTGCGAGCCGCGACTACGGGCAGTACGCCGCCCTCGCCATCGATCAGTACAACCGGGTGAACATCGCCTTCTATGATGTGGCGAACACGGCCCTCGTGGTGGCGACCAAACCGGCCCCGGCCATCGACGCCGCCCCTGCGCCGCTTCTCTTCGGTTATACGGCCCAGGGCTCCGCGGCGGTGAAAAGCGTCACCGTCACCAACCGCGGCACCACGAACCTCACCCTCTCCGGCGCCCCGACCATCTCCGGGACCAACGCCTCGGAGTTCCTGGTGACGAGCAACAACGGCTGCACCGCCGGGCTCTCACTCGCCCCCGGGGCAAGCTGCAGCACCGAGGTCCGCTTCTCGCCGCTCTCCGCCGGTGACAAGAGCGCCCTCTTCAACGTCGCCTCCAACGACCCGAACTTCCCGGTCAAGCAGGTGGCGTTGAAAGGTACCACCACGCAGAGCGCGAACTACACCATCTACACCGCGGTCTACAACAGCTCCATGGTCCCCGACATCGGCGGCACCATCTCCCCCTCCGGCGCGGTGAGCGCTGCGGGCGGACTCAACAAGACCTTCACCATCACGCCTAACCCGGGCTACCTCATCGCCGGCGTCTACTTAGACGGCACCGGGCCGGACAACATGGGGACCCCGCTCGGCGCGGTCACCTCCTACACCTTCCCCGAGGTGAGTGCGAACCACAGCATCACCGCCGTCTTCTACCCGGTGGTCCCGGTCACCTCCTGGGGCGTCACCACGGTCGACAACACGGGGAGCGACACCGGCAAGTATTGCTCCATGGCGACGAACCCCGCCAACGGCAAGCTTGCCATCGGCTACCTGGACAACTCCGCGGCGACACCGGTCTTGAAACTCGCCACCAACGCCTCGGGCTCCTGGAGCGCGTCACAGACCGTGCCGATCCCCAACGTCACCAACGCGGGTACCGCAACGGTCTACACCCCGGCCGGTCCCAGGGTCATGGCCTACACCTACGATCCGGTGGCGCTCAAGCGCAAGTACGTCTCGGCGCGCAAGTGGAGCGACCTTAATCCGCTCAACTACGCGGGCGCCCCCTTCTACGTCTCGGTGGATGCCAACAACTGGCAGCTGCAGGACATAGCGGGCGGCGTCGACCCCATGGGGAACCCGCAGCCGGCCATCTCCAACACGACCACCGACACCTTCACCGGCGCCGTGCAGTTCTGCCAGGGCTCTCCCTGCAGCATGACCAACAGCAACACCTTCATCAGCTACACCGACGGCTACAACCTCTGGTACGCGAACGAGCGCGACATGTACTACCACGAGTTCGAGCCGACGGCGCCGCAGGCGGGCGCGGGCAAACAGAGCGACCTCGCCCTTGACTCGCTGGGCAACATCCACATCGTCTACTACAACCCGACCAACGGCAGCCACGGCCGCCTGATGTACGCCGAGAACCCGACCGCGCAGGAAAGCGGCTTCGTCACCTCGACGCTCACCGACACCACGGTCTCCTCGCCGGCCATCACCGTCGACAACAACGACCTGTTGCACGTGGTCTACGTCGACGCGAACAAGCGCCTGCAGTACATCAACAAGCAGGCGGCCACCGGCGGCACATGGAGCGCCCCCTACGACCTCGGTCCCGTTGGCAGCGCCGGGGCCTTCACCTCGATCAAGGCAAACGGGCTCGACATCGTCCACGTTGCTTTCTACAGCAACAACGGTGGCGGCACCGGGCAGCTCATGTACGCGCAACGCTCGCCCAACGGCGTCTGGACCACCCCGGCCGCGGTCCCCGACAGCGGCAGCACCAACTACGGCCAGTACTCGGCACTCGTCGTCGACGCGAACCACAACGTGAACATCGCCTTCTACGACGTCACCAACACGGCCCTGAAGGTCGCGACGAAGCTCCTCCCCGTCATCTCCGCCACCCCCAACCCGGCGGCCTTCGGCTCCGTCGCCATCAACGCGAGCACCACGAAGACGGTCACGGTCACCAACGCCGGGCAATACAACCTGAGTGTTGGGAGCGCGACCATAACCGGAACCGACGCGGCGCAGTTCAGCATCACCGCCAACGGCTGTGCCGGGGTCTCCCTCGCACCGGCGGCAAGCTGCAGCATCACCATGAATTTCACCGCGGAAAGCGCAGGGGCGAAGAGCGCACTCCTGCACATCCCGTCCAACGACCCGTACGCCGCCGACAAGCAGGTATCCCTCTCCGGCAGCGGCGTGAGCAGCTACGTGATCCACGCGAGCGCGAGCGCAGGGGGGAGCATCACCCCTTCCGGCGACGTGAACGTTGCGGCGGGGGCGTGCCAGAACTTCACCACCACGCCGGATAACGGCTTCACCTTCGGCGACTTCCAGGTCGACGGAGCCTGGCAGAACAACGCATCCTCCACCTTCACCCTCTGCCCGGCAAACGGCGACCACACCATCTACGCCTTCTTCAAGTCCCCCTTCCGCATCATGGGGACCCAGGAATACTACGGCTCGCTGCAGGCGGCCTACCAGGCCTCTTTCTCCGGAAGCGTGATCCAGAGCCTCGCGGTGAGCACCCTCGAGGACCTGCTGCTCGATGCGGACCGCTCCGTCACGGTAAGAGGCGGCTACGACAGCCAATTCCAGAACCAGACCGGTTCGACGCAGCTCCACTCGCTGACGATAAACAGCGGCGAAGCCGTCCTGGAGGGGCTGGTACTGCAATAG
- a CDS encoding glycosyltransferase family 2 protein has protein sequence MKILAIIPAYNEAGNIQAVIEDLKSFGGDILVVNDGSTDATAAIAKSMGALVVSHPFNLGIGGTVQTGIKYAFQNGYDAAIQFDGDGQHRGDQIWKIVEPVQRGEADLVIGSRTLPGGYKMGITRFIGSRIFHCLIRFLAGKAIEDPTSGFRCYGRRTLALFSRFYTDDYPEVECIITAARNGLKVMEVPVLMRGRLSGHSSITRLKSAYYMIKVSLAMVIDAMRGKELIEEP, from the coding sequence ATGAAGATTCTGGCTATAATTCCAGCGTACAACGAGGCCGGCAACATTCAGGCCGTGATCGAAGACCTCAAGTCATTTGGCGGAGATATCCTCGTCGTCAACGACGGGTCGACCGACGCCACCGCCGCCATCGCCAAAAGCATGGGGGCACTGGTGGTTTCGCACCCCTTTAACTTGGGGATCGGCGGCACGGTGCAGACCGGCATAAAGTACGCCTTCCAAAACGGCTACGACGCGGCGATCCAGTTCGACGGCGACGGGCAGCACCGCGGCGACCAGATCTGGAAGATCGTGGAGCCGGTGCAAAGGGGGGAGGCGGACCTGGTCATCGGCTCGCGCACCCTGCCCGGCGGCTACAAGATGGGAATCACCCGCTTCATAGGCTCACGCATCTTCCACTGTCTCATCCGCTTTCTCGCCGGCAAGGCGATCGAGGACCCGACCTCGGGCTTTCGCTGCTACGGCAGGAGAACCCTCGCCCTTTTTTCCCGCTTCTATACCGACGACTACCCTGAGGTCGAGTGCATCATCACCGCAGCCAGAAACGGCCTCAAGGTGATGGAGGTCCCCGTGCTGATGCGCGGGCGGCTTTCGGGACACTCCTCGATCACCAGGTTGAAGTCGGCCTATTACATGATCAAGGTGAGTCTCGCCATGGTGATTGACGCCATGCGCGGCAAGGAACTGATCGAGGAACCTTAA
- a CDS encoding glycosyltransferase family 2 protein translates to MRVSIIIVNWNGLVHLPECLDSLAAQSFKDFEVIVVDNGSSDGSVAYLEGRPEVRLVALKENRGFADGNNAALPYARGTYLVTLNNDTKAEPDWLEKLVSVAEAHPDAGMVGCRILSYQEPERVDSLGMAVCLDGMSRGNSRGRRYAEVAPAAAPEILFPSACVALYRRAMIDEIGFFDGDFFAYCEDTDLGLRGRVAGWRAVLARDAVVYHKYSMTGGALSPFKLYLVERNHFYAALKNLPFPLLLLLPVTTLMRYFTQARVVVGAKGTGGEFLTSGSKKECVLAVARGARDALAALPKLFAKRAQVMRHRKIGTMEMLRLLRRYRLTFHELLDAGE, encoded by the coding sequence GTGCGCGTATCGATCATCATCGTGAACTGGAACGGCCTGGTCCATCTACCGGAGTGCCTTGACAGCCTGGCAGCCCAAAGCTTCAAGGATTTCGAGGTGATCGTGGTGGACAACGGCTCGAGCGACGGCTCGGTTGCCTACCTGGAGGGGCGCCCCGAGGTGCGCCTGGTTGCGCTCAAGGAAAACAGGGGCTTCGCCGACGGCAACAACGCCGCCCTCCCCTATGCACGCGGCACGTACCTCGTCACCCTGAACAACGACACGAAGGCCGAGCCGGACTGGCTCGAAAAGCTGGTGTCGGTAGCCGAAGCGCATCCTGACGCCGGCATGGTCGGCTGCCGGATCCTGAGTTACCAGGAACCGGAACGGGTCGATAGCCTGGGAATGGCGGTCTGCCTGGACGGCATGTCGCGCGGCAACAGCAGGGGGAGGCGCTACGCCGAAGTCGCTCCTGCTGCGGCCCCGGAGATCCTTTTCCCCTCCGCCTGCGTGGCGCTCTACCGCCGCGCCATGATTGATGAAATAGGCTTTTTCGACGGTGACTTCTTTGCCTACTGCGAGGACACCGACCTGGGGCTTAGGGGAAGAGTTGCCGGTTGGCGCGCCGTGCTGGCACGGGATGCCGTCGTCTACCACAAATATTCCATGACAGGCGGTGCGCTCTCCCCTTTCAAGCTCTACCTGGTCGAGCGCAATCATTTTTACGCAGCGTTAAAAAATCTTCCTTTCCCGCTCCTTTTGCTCCTCCCGGTGACCACCCTGATGCGTTATTTCACGCAGGCACGGGTCGTCGTTGGGGCAAAAGGAACAGGCGGAGAGTTTCTGACCAGCGGGAGCAAGAAGGAGTGCGTCCTCGCCGTAGCGAGGGGGGCGCGCGATGCGCTGGCCGCCCTTCCGAAGCTGTTCGCGAAGCGGGCCCAAGTGATGCGGCACCGGAAGATTGGGACGATGGAGATGCTGCGCTTATTGCGGCGTTACCGGCTCACCTTCCACGAACTCCTCGACGCCGGGGAATAA